A window of the Eleutherodactylus coqui strain aEleCoq1 chromosome 8, aEleCoq1.hap1, whole genome shotgun sequence genome harbors these coding sequences:
- the LOC136577060 gene encoding nmrA-like family domain-containing protein 1 encodes MAAKKIITVFGATGAQGGSVVSALIKDGTFAVRAVTRDTSKPAAVKLKDAGAEVVAADLDDEKSLKSALSGAYGAFVVTNFWDHFSKEKEVQQGKVIVDLCKDLGLEHVIYSGLENVNKLTNGKLEVLHFDGKGEVEEYFREACCPMTSVRLAFYFDNFLTMCKPQKSKDGNSYDLVIPMCDVPMDGISVSDLGPAVLSILKSPKDYIGKNIGLSAEKLTVAQYAAIMSKVSGKVIKDAKMPPDVYEKLPFGGAEEMASMFKFYLMIPDRDVALTHKLNPNTKSFQQWLEEKKEAFIKAL; translated from the exons ATGGCTGCAAAAAAAATTATCACAGTCTTTGGAGCCACAG GAGCTCAGGGGGGCTCGGTCGTCAGTGCCCTCATAAAGGACGGCACCTTTGCGGTCCGGGCAGTGACTCGTGACACCAGTAAACCGGCAGCTGTGAAACTGAAGGATGCCGGAGCGGAGGTCGTGGCCGCGGATCTGGATGATGAGAAAAGCCTGAAGTCTGCGCTGAGTGGAGCTTATGGGGCATTCGTGGTCACCAACTTCTGGGATCACTTTAGTAAGGAAAAGGAAGTGCAACAG GGGAAAGTTATTGTAGACTTGTGCAAAGACCTGGGCCTGGAGCACGTGATCTACAGCGGACTGGAGAACGTCAACAAGTTGACGAATGGGAAGCTGGAGGTTCTGCATTTTGATGGTAAAGGAGAAGTGGAGGAATACTTCCGAGAGGCCTGCTGCCCCATGACCAGCGTCAGACTTGCCTTTTACTTTGACAATTTCTTAACTATGTGCAAACCACAGAAATCAAAGGATGGCAACAGCTACGACCTGG TTATTCCCATGTGCGATGTCCCCATGGATGGCATCTCTGTGTCAGATCTGGGGCCGGCAGTTCTCAGCATCCTGAAGAGTCCAAAGGATTATATAGGGAAGAACATCGGCCTCAGTGCCGAGAAACTGACGGTGGCGCAATACGCAGCGATCATGTCCAAGGTCTCCGGCAAGGTCATCAAAGACGCCAAG ATGCCCCCTGATGTCTACGAGAAGTTGCCCTTTGGAGGGGCAGAAGAAATGGCCAGTATGTTCAAGTTTTACCTGATGATCCCCGACCGGGATGTGGCGCTCACCCACAAACTGAACCCGAATACCAAGAGTTTCCAGCAGTGgttggaggagaagaaggaggcgTTCATCAAAGCCTTATAA